Genomic DNA from bacterium HR17:
ATGTCACTTTGGAACCCTGCGACCACTACGGGCGGACGCCCCCTTGCACGCACGCCATCATCGCCGCTGGCGTTCGGCGCGTTGTCGTCGGCACCCTTGACCCCAACCCGTCGGTCAACGGGCGGGGCGTTCAGCGTCTGCGCGCTGCCGGCATTGAAGTGACGGTCGGCGTGTGCGAGCACGAAGCGCGGCAACTCATCGCGCCCTTCGCCAAGTTCATCACCCAGCGGCTACCCTTCGTGACGCTGAAGTTGGCGATGAGCGTCGACGGTAAAATCGCCACTGCCGCACGCCAATCGCAGTGGCTGACGGGCGAAGCGGCGCGCAAATTGGTCCACCGGTGGCGGCATGAACACGACGCCGTTATGGTCGGCGTCGGCACCGTGTTGGCAGACGACCCGCAACTAACGGTGCGGTTGGTGCGGGGCAATGTCAAGCAGCCGCTCCGCGTCGTCGTAGACAGCCGCGCTCGCACACCGACGACGGCACGGGTCATCGGTGCCGCCGCAACGCCGTGTGTGATCGCCGTGACGGAAAAAGCCCCCCCAGAACGCGTCAAGGCGCTGGAGCAGGCAGGTGCTACTGTGTGGCAGTTACCAGCGGATGAGCACGGGCGCGTGGATGTGACCGCTTTGATGCAGCAACTGGCGGCACGCGATATCGTGAGCGTGTTGGTGGAAGGCGGAAGCGAACTGGCGTGGTCGTTGTTGGCGCGACAGTTAGTTGACCGTCTCGCCTTGTTCATCGCGCCCATCCTGTTGGGCGGACGCAACGCTGTCCCGGCAGTTGGCGGTGAAGGGGTCTCATCCATCTCAGAAGCCCTGCGGCTGACGGACACACGCTGGCGCCGAATCGGCACCGATCGGCTGTTAATCGCCCGAATCGTTGCGCCCTCAACCCACCAACCCGACCCCAATAAGCGATTTGAGGTGAACGGTTGCTGAACGCGCAGATAAAGCAAGTGACCGAACGCACATAGAATTGCGGCGCCACTGCCGAAATAAATGAACGGCTGAGCCATTATCGGCAGTGCCCGCAAGACTCAACCGTTGGCGAACGCCTTTGAGCGCTGTTTGTAAACGGAGCGGTTGATGACGATGCAGCAACGACGAGCGTTGCTTCGTGTTTGCGCGGTTGCCGTCATTGCCAGTGTTGTCTGGGGGATGTTGGTGTTTGGCTTTTATCAGATCGCCCGTCGGCCTTGGGTGTCTCGGGGTCACGCGCTGGCGGCGGCTTACGAACGCCCATTGCGCCGCGCGGCTTGGACATTCTGGGGTCTCCTGACGACCCTAACATGGTTAGCCGTCGTGGTGTTTCTCCGCGCACAAGCGACGCAGA
This window encodes:
- the ribD gene encoding Riboflavin biosynthesis protein RibD; its protein translation is MTHDDVVWMRRALRLAQRVVGWTSPNPPVGAVLVKHGMLIAEGAHEGAGKPHAEAVALAKAGRQAKDATLYVTLEPCDHYGRTPPCTHAIIAAGVRRVVVGTLDPNPSVNGRGVQRLRAAGIEVTVGVCEHEARQLIAPFAKFITQRLPFVTLKLAMSVDGKIATAARQSQWLTGEAARKLVHRWRHEHDAVMVGVGTVLADDPQLTVRLVRGNVKQPLRVVVDSRARTPTTARVIGAAATPCVIAVTEKAPPERVKALEQAGATVWQLPADEHGRVDVTALMQQLAARDIVSVLVEGGSELAWSLLARQLVDRLALFIAPILLGGRNAVPAVGGEGVSSISEALRLTDTRWRRIGTDRLLIARIVAPSTHQPDPNKRFEVNGC